The proteins below are encoded in one region of Phaseolus vulgaris cultivar G19833 chromosome 1, P. vulgaris v2.0, whole genome shotgun sequence:
- the LOC137814318 gene encoding MDIS1-interacting receptor like kinase 2-like encodes MTTFQKVHALVFHILMLFLLPLRIASSPRAEAEALVKWKNTLSPPLPPSLNSWSLTNLPNLCIWDAIVCDNTNTTVSEINLSGANLTGTLSALDFASLPNLTQLNLNANNFEGSIPSTIGKLSKLTLLDLGNNLFDHTLPDELGWLMELQYLSLYNNNLNGIIPYQIMNLPKVWYMDLGSNYFITPPDWSPYSCLPSLTRLALHLNPSLTGEFPSFILKCHNLTYLDISQNGWNGTIPESLYSNLGKLEYLNLTNCGFEGKLSPNMSMLSNLKELRIGNNMFNGLVPTEIGLISGLQILELYNISAHGKIPSSIGQLTELWHLDLGKNYFNSTIPSELGLCTNLSFLSLAVNDLTGPLPLSLASLSRISELGISDNSFSGELSPSLISNWTQLISLQLQNNNFTGKVPTHIGLLKKINFLYLYSNQFSGPIPVEIGNLKEMTELDLSQNQFSGPLPSTLWSLTNIQVMNLFFNQLSGTIPTDIGNLTSLQIFDVNNNNLYGELPETIAQLTALSNFSVFSNNFTGSIPREFGKSNPSLAHVYLSNNSFSGELPPDICSGGNLTILAVNNNSFSGPLPKSLRNCSSLTRVRLDDNQLTGNITDAFGVLPILIFISLTRNQLVGELSPEWGECANLTSMDMGSNKLSGKIPSALSKLSQLRYLSLHSNDFTGSIPPEVGNLSLLFTFNLSSNHLSGEIPKSYGRLAQLNFLDLSNNNFSGSIPKELGDCDRLLSLNLSHNSLSGEIPNELGKLFSLQIMLDISSNSLSGPLPQNLGKLTTLEILNVSHNHLSGTIPQSFSTMLSLQSVDFSYNKLSGSIPTGRVFQTATAEAYAGNSGLCGDIKGLTCPKSFSPDKSGGVKNKVLLGVIIPVCALFMVIISVGVILGRRHDKKHLDEESKRVEKSDQPISVVWGRDGKFTFSDLVKATDDFNDKYCIGKGGFGSVYRAQLLTGQVVAVKRLNVSDSEDIPAMKRQSFLNEIKSLTGVRHRNIIKLYGFCSCRGQMFLVYEYVDRGSLAKVLYREEENMELMWGTRLKIVQGIAHAISYLHTDCSPPILHRDVTLNNILLDSDLEPRLADFGTAKLLSSDTSTWTSVAGSYGYMAPELAQTMRVTEKCDVYSFGVVVMEIMMGKHPGELLSTLSSKNYLSSMEEEPQVELKEVLDQRLPPPTGQLAEAVVFTMTIALACTHAAPESRPIMRAVAQELSATTQAYLSQPFGIITMNKLRGLPK; translated from the exons ATGACAACTTTCCAAAAGGTTCATGCTCTAGTCTTTCATATACTCATGCTTTTTTTGCTTCCATTGAGAATCGCTTCATCACCAAGAGCAGAAGCAGAGGCCCTTGTCAAATGGAAAAACACTCTATCCCCACCTCTTCCTCCTTCTCTAAACTCATGGTCCCTCACCAACCTTCCCAACCTTTGCATTTGGGATGCCATTGTTTGTGACAACACCAACACAACAGTCTCAGAGATAAACTTGTCTGGTGCCAATCTCACTGGGACTCTCTCTGCTTTGGATTTTGCTTCCCTCCCTAACCTCACCCAACTCAACCTCAATGCCAACAATTTTGAGGGGTCAATACCATCCACAATTGGCAAACTCTCCAAGCTCACACTATTGGACTTGGGGAACAACTTATTTGATCACACTCTGCCTGATGAGCTAGGTTGGCTAATGGAGCTTCAATATCTCAGTCTTTACAACAACAATCTTAATGGCATCATTCCTTATCAGATCATGAATCTCCCTAAGGTATGGTACATGGACCTTGGTTCAAATTACTTTATAACTCCTCCTGACTGGTCCCCATATTCATGCTTGCCTTCCTTGACACGCCTTGCTTTACATCTAAATCCATCATTGACTGGTGAATTCCCAAGTTTCATACTCAAGTGCCATAACTTGACATACCTTGACATCTCTCAGAATGGTTGGAATGGCACTATACCAGAATCCTTGTATAGCAATTTGGGCAAGCTAGAATACCTCAACCTCACCAACTGTGGGTTCGAAGGAAAATTGTCACCCAACATGTCCATGCTTTCTAATCTCAAAGAACTTCGTATAGGTAATAACATGTTTAATGGTCTTGTTCCCACTGAGATAGGATTGATATCTGGGCTTCAAATTCTTGAACTGTATAACATTTCTGCCCATGGTAAAATTCCTTCTTCCATAGGCCAACTCACGGAGCTATGGCATCTTGATCttggtaaaaattattttaactctACAATCCCTTCGGAGCTTGGCCTATGCACAAATCTATCCTTCTTGAGTTTAGCAGTGAATGATTTGACTGGTCCTCTGCCCTTGTCATTGGCTAGTCTCTCTAGAATATCAGAATTGGGGATATCAGATAATTCCTTTTCTGGTGAACTTTCTCCTTCACTCATCTCTAACTGGACGCAGTTGATTTCCTTGCAACTCCAAAACAATAACTTTACAGGAAAGGTTCCTACACATATTGGCCTgttgaaaaaaattaacttcCTCTATCTGTACAGTAATCAATTCTCAGGTCCCATTCCAGTAGAGATTGGAAACCTGAAGGAAATGACAGAGTTAGACCTTTCACAAAACCAATTCTCTGGCCCACTTCCATCAACTCTTTGGAGTCTGACAAACATTCAAGTCATGAATCTTTTCTTCAATCAGCTCTCTGGAACCATTCCCACTGATATTGGAAACTTGACCTCACTGCAAATCTTTGATGTCAATAACAATAACTTGTATGGGGAGTTGCCAGAAACCATTGCTCAACTAACTGctttaagtaatttttctgtGTTCAGCAATAACTTCACTGGCAGCATTCCTAGAGAATTTGGAAAGAGTAATCCTTCTTTGGCTCATGTCTACCTTTCAAACAACAGTTTTTCGGGAGAACTGCCTCCTGACATATGCAGTGGGGGCAATCTAACTATTTTGGCAGTCAATAACAACAGCTTTTCGGGGCCACTGCCAAAGTCATTGAGAAATTGTTCATCGCTTACTAGAGTTCGGCTTGATGATAACCAGCTCACTGGAAATATCACAGATGCATTTGGGGTTCTCCcaattcttatttttatctcACTTACTAGAAATCAACTTGTTGGTGAGCTCTCCCCGGAGTGGGGTGAGTGTGCCAACTTAACCAGTATGGATATGGGAAGCAACAAACTTTCTGGAAAAATTCCTTCTGCGCTAAGTAAGTTGAGTCAATTAAGGTATCTAAGCCTTCATTCCAATGATTTCACTGGTAGTATCCCACCTGAAGTCGGAAATCTAAGCCTGCTTTTCACGTTCAATCTGAGCAGTAACCATTTATCGGGAGAAATCCCAAAGAGTTACGGGAGATTGGCTCAGCTAAATTTTCTTGATTTATCAAATAACAACTTCAGTGGAAGCATTCCTAAAGAGCTTGGTGATTGTGATCGCTTACTGAGCCTGAATTTAAGTCATAACAGTCTATCTGGGGAGATACCAAATGAACTTGGCAAACTGTTCTCACTGCAAATCATGTTGGACATCAGCAGCAACTCTCTATCTGGGCCTCTTCCCCAAAACCTTGGAAAGTTAACCACATTGGAGATTCTCAATGTGTCACACAACCATCTATCAGGGACAATCCCACAATCTTTTTCAACCATGCTCAGCCTTCAATCTGTTGATTTTTCTTACAACAAATTGAGTGGTTCAATCCCCACTGGTCGTGTTTTCCAGACAGCGACTGCGGAAGCCTATGCTGGGAACTCAGGTTTGTGTGGTGACATAAAAGGATTAACTTGCCCCAAATCATTTTCCCCAGACAAATCCGGAGGAGTAAAGAATAAGGTTCTTCTTGGTGTTATCATACCAGTTTGTGCCTTATTTATGGTGATAATTAGTGTTGGAGTAATACTTGGTCGAAGGCATGACAAAAAACACCTTGATGAAGAGTCCAAAAGAGTTGAAAAAAGTGACCAGCCTATTAGCGTGGTGTGGGGAAGAGATGGAAAATTCACGTTTTCTGATCTCGTTAAGGCCACCGATGACTTCAATGACAAGTACTGCATTGGAAAAGGAGGATTTGGAAGTGTTTATAGAGCACAATTACTCACAGGTCAAGTTGTTGCTGTGAAGAGGCTCAACGTATCAGACTCTGAAGACATTCCAGCAATGAAGCGCCAGAGCTTTTTGAATGAGATAAAATCACTTACAGGAGTGAGGCACCGCAATATAATAAAGCTTTATGGGTTCTGTTCTTGCAGGGGACAAATGTTCTTGGTTTATGAATATGTAGACAGAGGAAGTTTGGCAAAAGTGCTATATAGAGAGGAAGAAAATATGGAGCTAATGTGGGGCACAAGGCTAAAAATTGTGCAAGGAATAGCACATGCAATTTCATACCTGCACACTGATTGCTCCCCACCAATCTTGCACCGGGATGTTACACTGAATAACATATTACTAGACTCCGACTTAGAACCTCGTCTTGCAGATTTTGGCACAGCAAAACTGCTAAGCTCGGACACTTCAACTTGGACCTCAGTTGCTGGATCCTATGGCTACATGGCTCCAG AGCTAGCACAAACTATGAGAGTTACTGAGAAGTGCGACGTGTATAGTTTTGGGGTGGTGGTGATGGAGATAATGATGGGAAAGCATCCTGGAGAACTCTTGAGCACACTGTCTTCAAAGAACTATTTGTCATCAATGGAGGAAGAACCACAGGTGGAATTGAAGGAGGTGCTAGACCAAAGGCTTCCACCTCCAACAGGCCAATTAGCAGAAGCAGTAGTGTTCACAATGACTATAGCTTTGGCATGCACACATGCTGCTCCAGAGTCCAGACCCATCATGCGTGCTGTGGCACAAGAGCTATCGGCTACTACTCAGGCATATCTTTCCCAGCCATTTGGCATCATAACCATGAACAAGCTTAGAGGGTTACCGAAATAG
- the LOC137814315 gene encoding MDIS1-interacting receptor like kinase 2-like: protein MPNASMTIFQKVHTLVLLILFLCLLPLKIASSSRAEAEALVKWKNTLSPPLPPSLNSWSLTNLPNLCIWDAIVCDNTNTTVSEINLSGANLNGTITVLDFASLPNLTQINLHSNRFGGSIPSAIGNLSKLTLLDLGNNSLENTLPHELGQLRELQYLSLFNNSLSGIIPYQLMNLPKVWYMDLGSNYFITPPDWSPYSCLPSLTRLALHLNPSLTGEFPSFILKCHHLTYLDISWNGWNGTIPESLYSNLGKLEYLNLTNCRFEGKLSPNLSMLSNLKELRLGNNMFKGPVPTEIGLISGLQILELRDISAHGKIPSSIGQLRELRHLDLSKNYFNSTIPSELGLCTNLSFLSLALNDLTGPLPLSLASLSRISELGISENSFSGELSASLISNWTQLISLQIQNNNFTGKVPTHIGLLEKINILYLYKNHFSGPIPGEIGNLKEMTQLDLSQNQFSGPIPSTLWNLTNIEVMNLFFNQLSGTIPTDIGNLTSLQIFDVNTNNLYGELPETITQLTALRNFSVFSNNFTGSIPREFGKRNPFLTDVYLTNNSFSGELPGDLCSDGQLNILAANENSFSGPLPKSLRNCSSLVRVRLDNNQLTGNITDAFGVLPNLVFISLTKNQLVGELSPDWGECGNLTNMDMGSNKLSGKIPSALSKLSQLRYLSLHSNDFSGSIPPEVGNLSLLLKFNLSSNHLSGEIPMSYGRLAQLNFLDLSNNSFIGSIPKELGDCDRLLSLNLSHNSLSGEIPNELGNLFSLQIMLDISSNSLSGPLPQNLGKLTTLEILNVSHNHLSGTIPQSFSTMLSLQSVDFSYNKLSGSIPTGRVFQTATAEAYAGNSGLCGDIKGLTCPKSLSPNKSGGVNKKVLLGVIIPVCALLIGIISVGVILGRRHDKKHLDEESKIVEKSDQPISVVWGRDGKFTFSDLVKATDDFNDKYCIGKGGFGSVYRAQLLTGQVVAVKRLNISDSDDIPAMKRQSFLNEIESLTGVRHRNIIKLYGFCSCRGQMFLVYEYVDRGSLAKVLYTEEGKSELRWGTRLKIVQGIAHAISYLHTDCSPPIVHRDVTLNNILLDSDLEPRLADFGTAKLLSSDTSTWTSVAGSYGYMAPELAQTMRVTEKCDVYSFGVVVMEILMGKHPGEFLSTLSSKKYLSSTEEEAQVVLKEVLDQRLPPPTGQLAEEVVFTMTIALACTRAAPESRPIMRAVAQELSATTHASLPLPFGIITMNKLSMQGSTNSVS, encoded by the exons ATGCCAAATGCTAGCATGACAATTTTTCAAAAGGTTCATACTCTAGTTCTTCTTATTCTCTTTCTATGTCTGCTTCCATTGAAAATTGCTTCATCATCAAGAGCAGAAGCAGAAGCCCTTGTCAAATGGAAAAACACTCTATCCCCACCTCTTCCTCCTTCTCTAAATTCATGGTCCCTCACCAACCTTCCCAACCTTTGCATTTGGGATGCCATTGTTTGTGACAACACCAACACAACAGTCTCAGAGATAAACTTGTCTGGTGCCAATCTCAATGGGACTATCACTGTCTTGGATTTTGCTTCCCTCCCTAACCTCACCCAAATCAACCTCCATTCCAACCGGTTTGGTGGGTCAATACCTTCAGCAATTGGAAACCTCTCCAAGCTCACACTGTTGGACTTGGGGAACAACTCACTTGAAAACACACTGCCTCATGAACTAGGGCAGCTAAGGGAGCTTCAATATCTCAGTCTTTTCAACAACAGTCTCAGTGGCATCATTCCTTATCAGCTCATGAATCTCCCTAAGGTATGGTACATGGACCTTGGATCAAATTACTTTATAACTCCTCCTGACTGGTCCCCATATTCATGCTTGCCTTCCTTGACACGCCTTGCCTTACATCTAAATCCATCATTGACTGGTGAATTCCCAAGTTTCATACTCAAGTGCCATCACTTGACATACCTTGACATCTCTTGGAATGGATGGAATGGCACTATACCAGAATCCTTGTATAGCAATTTGGGCAAGCTAGAATACCTCAACCTCACCAACTGTCGGTTTGAAGGAAAACTATCACCCAACTTGTCCATGCTTTCTAATCTCAAAGAACTTCGCCTAGGTAATAACATGTTTAAGGGTCCTGTTCCCACTGAGATAGGATTGATATCTGGGCTTCAAATTCTTGAACTGCGTGACATTTCTGCCCATGGAAAAATTCCTTCTTCCATAGGCCAACTCAGGGAGCTAAGGCATCTTGATCttagtaaaaattattttaactctACAATCCCTTCTGAGCTTGGCCTATGCACAAATTTATCCTTCTTGAGTTTAGCTTTGAATGATTTGACTGGTCCTCTGCCCTTGTCATTAGCTAGTCTGTCTAGAATATCAGAATTGGGGATATCAGAAAATTCCTTTTCTGGTGAACTTTCTGCTTCACTCATCTCTAACTGGACCCAGTTGATCTCCTTGCAAATCCAAAACAATAACTTTACAGGAAAGGTTCCTACACATATTGGCCTGTTGGAAAAAATTAACATCCTCTATCTGTACAAAAATCACTTCTCTGGTCCCATTCCTGGAGAGATTGGAAACCTGAAAGAAATGACACAGTTAGACCTTTCACAAAACCAATTCTCTGGTCCAATTCCATCAACTCTTTGGAATCTGACAAACATTGAAGTCATGAATCTTTTCTTCAATCAGCTCTCTGGAACCATTCCCACGGATATTGGAAACTTGACCTCACTGCAAATCTTTGATGTCAACACCAATAACTTGTATGGGGAGTTGCCAGAAACCATTACTCAACTAACAGCTTTAAGAAATTTTTCTGTGTTCAGCAATAACTTCACTGGCAGCATTCCTAGAGAATTTGGAAAGAGAAATCCTTTTTTGACTGATGTCTACCTTACAAACAACAGCTTTTCCGGAGAACTGCCAGGCGACTTGTGCAGTGATGGCCAGCTAAATATTTTGGCAGCCAATGAGAACAGTTTTTCAGGGCCATTGCCAAAGTCCTTGAGAAATTGTTCATCACTTGTTAGAGTTCGGCTTGATAATAACCAGCTCACTGGAAATATCACAGACGCATTTGGCGTTCTACCAAATCTTGTTTTTATCTCACTTACTAAAAATCAACTTGTTGGTGAGCTCTCTCCGGATTGGGGTGAGTGTGGCAACTTAACCAATATGGATATGGGAAGCAACAAACTTTCTGGAAAAATTCCTTCTGCGCTAAGTAAGTTGAGTCAATTAAGGTATCTAAGCCTTCATTCCAATGATTTCTCTGGTAGTATCCCACCTGAAGTCGGAAATCTAAGCCTGCTTTTAAAGTTCAATCTGAGCAGTAACCATTTATCGGGAGAAATCCCAATGAGTTACGGGAGATTGGCTCAGCTAAATTTTCTTGATTTATCAAATAACAGCTTCATTGGAAGCATTCCTAAAGAGCTTGGTGATTGTGATCGCTTACTGAGCCTGAATTTAAGTCATAACAGTCTATCTGGGGAGATACCAAATGAACTTGGCAATCTGTTCTCTCTGCAAATCATGTTGGACATCAGCAGCAACTCTCTTTCTGGGCCTCTTCCCCAAAACCTTGGAAAGTTAACAACATTGGAGATTCTCAATGTGTCACACAACCATCTATCAGGGACAATCCCACAATCTTTTTCAACCATGCTCAGCCTTCAATCTGTTGATTTTTCTTACAACAAATTGAGTGGTTCAATCCCCACTGGTCGTGTTTTCCAGACAGCCACTGCTGAAGCCTATGCTGGGAACTCAGGTTTGTGTGGTGACATAAAAGGATTAACTTGCCCCAAATCACTTTCCCCAAACAAATCCGGAGGAGTAAACAAAAAGGTTCTTCTTGGTGTTATCATACCAGTTTGTGCCTTACTTATTGGGATAATTAGTGTTGGAGTAATACTTGGTCGGCGGCATGACAAAAAACACCTTGATGAAGAGTCCAAAATAGTTGAAAAAAGTGATCAGCCTATTAGCGTGGTGTGGGGAAGAGATGGAAAATTCACATTTTCTGATCTTGTTAAGGCCACCGATGACTTCAATGACAAGTACTGCATTGGAAAAGGAGGATTTGGAAGTGTTTATAGAGCACAATTACTCACAGGTCAAGTTGTTGCTGTGAAGAGGCTCAACATATCAGACTCTGATGACATTCCAGCAATGAAGCGCCAGAGCTTTTTGAATGAGATAGAATCACTTACAGGAGTGAGGCACCGCAATATAATAAAGCTTTATGGGTTCTGTTCTTGCAGGGGACAAATGTTCTTGGTTTATGAATATGTAGACAGAGGAAGTTTGGCAAAAGTGTTGTATACAGAGGAAGGAAAATCGGAGCTAAGGTGGGGCACAAGGCTAAAAATTGTGCAAGGAATAGCACATGCAATTTCATACTTGCACACTGACTGCTCCCCACCAATCGTGCACCGGGATGTAACACTGAATAACATATTACTAGACTCCGACTTAGAACCTCGTCTTGCAGATTTTGGCACAGCAAAACTGCTAAGCTCAGACACTTCAACTTGGACCTCAGTTGCTGGATCCTATGGTTACATGGCTCCAG AGCTAGCACAAACTATGAGAGTGACTGAGAAGTGCGACGTGTATAGTTTTGGGGTGGTGGTGATGGAGATATTGATGGGAAAGCATCCTGGAGAATTCTTGAGTACACTGTCTTCAAAGAAGTATTTGTCATCAACGGAGGAAGAAGCACAGGTGGTATTGAAGGAGGTGCTAGACCAAAGGCTTCCACCTCCAACAGGCCAATTAGCAGAAGAAGTAGTGTTCACAATGACCATAGCTTTGGCATGCACACGTGCGGCTCCAGAGTCCAGACCCATCATGCGTGCTGTGGCACAAGAACTATCGGCTACTACTCATGCTTCTCTTCCCCTGCCATTTGGCATCATAACCATGAACAAGCTTTCAATGCAGGGCTCCACAAATAGTGTGTCATAA
- the LOC137814317 gene encoding uncharacterized protein, with protein sequence MGCFLHCFGSSTGTKPRRKAHHHHRNAKDRLEQPTVCSVQDYSKMVVQEVQAKPLEKLNVSPKKKVTFDVNVKTYEPDEVVDFQTEKSEEKRPLVEKLSQTRSYSEESSVTSTGSYPTNHRYHDCTCSDDEDAAMENWDSDITDEDEDDGGDSDMGEEYDEIGEDFEDGIVYPRSRNDDNQGFVGEVESPMPVYDKDVKSIGLNPNVRDRSVYVHSVLNPVENLTQWKAVKAKRAQPLVSQKENLVLNQESRAAFGAASPKKLNREIAVDASLSNWLASSETTPVSKGLYAGTPERSSSHGSNTVASHEDRPILGALTVEELKQFSASCSPRDEMPVIGSVGSYWNCGGYAQDSGSANRVASRRVQYN encoded by the exons ATGGGTTGCTTTCTTCATTGCTTTGGTTCCTCCACAGGCACGAAGCCCAGGCGCAAGGCTCACCATCACCAC CGAAATGCTAAAGACAGGTTAGAGCAACCAACGGTGTGTTCTGTGCAGGATTACTCCAAAATGGTGGTACAAGAAGTACA GGCTAAACCTTTGGAGAAGCTAAACGTGAGCCCCAAAAAGAAGGTGACTTTTGATGTCAATGTGAAAACGTACGAGCCAGATGAAGTTGTTGATTTCCAAACAGAGAAGAGTGAAGAAAAAAGACCTTTGGTTGAAAAGTTAAGCCAAACAAGGTCTTACTCTGAAGAAAGTTCGGTTACTTCAACCGGGTCTTACCCAACAAATCATAGGTACCACGATTGCACATGCAGTGATGATGAAGATGCAGCAATGGAGAATTGGGATAGTGATATCACtgatgaggatgaggatgatggTGGTGATAGTGACATGGGAGAAGAGTATGATGAAATAGGGGAGGACTTTGAAGATGGAATAGTATACCCAAGGTCAAGAAATGATGATAATCAAGGGTTTGTTGGAGAGGTGGAAAGTCCAATGCCAGTGTATGATAAGGATGTGAAGTCAATTGGGTTGAACCCCAATGTTCGAGATAGGAGTGTGTATGTTCATTCTGTGTTGAACCCTGTGGAGAACCTAACTCAATGGAAAGCAGTTAAGGCTAAAAGAGCACAGCCATTAGTGTCTCAGAAGGAAAATTTGGTTTTGAATCAAGAGTCCCGAGCTGCATTTGGTGCTGCATCACCTAAGAAGTTGAACCGGGAAATCGCAGTTGATGCTAGCCTTTCAAATTGGTTGGCTTCTTCAGAAACTACACCTGTTAGCAAGGGTTTGTATGCGGGTACCCCAGAGAGGAGTAGCTCACATGGCTCAAATACTGTGGCGAGTCATGAAGATAGGCCTATTTTAGGTGCATTGACAGTTGAAGAGCTTAAACAGTTTTCAGCTTCTTGTTCACCAAGAGATGAGATGCCTGTCATAGGCAGTGTTGGTAGCTACTGGAATTGTGGGGGCTATGCTCAGGATTCTGGCTCAGCAAATCGAGTAGCTTCAAGAAGGGTACAATACAATTGA